The Metabacillus sediminilitoris genome window below encodes:
- a CDS encoding DUF3231 family protein, translating to MEENKLKLTSSEIGTLWGEYVNGTMTDVVNRYMVSIIEDESIKAIFEDAIKTFGKQKEQIVTFMENEGFPVPIGFTESDLFKGKPRLFTDIFCLNYLHIMTLHGLLGHSTAFAVSVRKDLRDFYDSCDNDAKKMYHQTIELLLEKGNFQRDPLFYPAKNPEFITSQDFTDGFFGKGRRLTATEIISISFNLKKSIMAKTLSIAFSQVTQIKEVRKFLEDSEKTSDGQIQALAKIMHKDNLPVPKSWETEVTTSTDSPFSDKLMLYHIGFLFQAAQAYHGTGLASAMRTDLVTTFESTILQNLMVTKKWFDLMVQNKWLEQPPLAPNRKEIAKEV from the coding sequence GTGGAAGAGAATAAATTAAAACTCACATCTTCCGAAATAGGAACACTGTGGGGAGAATATGTGAACGGTACAATGACAGATGTAGTAAATAGATATATGGTTTCAATTATTGAGGACGAGTCAATTAAAGCCATTTTTGAGGATGCTATTAAGACGTTTGGAAAACAAAAGGAACAAATCGTAACTTTTATGGAGAACGAGGGGTTTCCAGTCCCAATTGGATTTACAGAATCAGACCTGTTTAAAGGTAAACCGAGATTGTTCACGGATATATTTTGCCTAAATTATTTACATATCATGACATTACATGGTTTGTTGGGGCACAGCACAGCATTTGCCGTATCAGTTAGAAAAGACTTAAGGGATTTTTACGATTCATGCGATAACGATGCGAAAAAGATGTATCATCAAACCATAGAGTTATTGCTTGAGAAAGGAAATTTTCAAAGAGACCCATTATTTTATCCTGCTAAGAATCCTGAATTTATTACTAGCCAAGATTTCACAGATGGGTTTTTTGGAAAAGGAAGGCGTTTAACTGCAACAGAAATTATCAGTATTTCTTTCAATCTTAAAAAGAGTATTATGGCTAAAACTCTTTCTATCGCATTCAGTCAGGTCACCCAAATAAAAGAAGTAAGAAAATTTTTAGAGGATTCCGAGAAAACGTCTGATGGACAAATACAAGCCCTTGCAAAAATCATGCACAAGGATAATTTGCCAGTTCCTAAGTCGTGGGAAACAGAAGTGACAACTTCAACAGATTCCCCTTTTTCCGATAAGTTAATGTTGTATCATATAGGTTTCTTGTTCCAAGCCGCACAGGCATATCATGGGACAGGTCTAGCATCAGCTATGAGAACAGACCTTGTGACCACTTTTGAGAGTACAATTCTACAAAATCTTATGGTAACAAAGAAATGGTTTGATTTGATGGTACAAAATAAATGGTTAGAACAACCCCCACTCGCCCCTAATAGAAAAGAAATTGCTAAAGAAGTGTAG
- the sda gene encoding sporulation histidine kinase inhibitor Sda produces the protein MSYSWFYVEDELLINIYRKSVEQNLDKEFIEFVFTEIKGRDLVSEKPVHLLRIK, from the coding sequence ATGTCTTATTCTTGGTTCTATGTAGAGGATGAATTATTAATTAATATCTATAGAAAATCTGTTGAACAAAATTTAGATAAAGAATTTATTGAATTTGTATTTACTGAAATCAAAGGAAGAGATTTGGTTAGTGAAAAGCCAGTTCATCTTTTACGTATTAAGTAA
- a CDS encoding terminase small subunit, whose amino-acid sequence MEKRTKSKLDGLTDKQRSFAIAYAGTGVIKQASEQVGIHVKTGEKYMKNELVKAYIQELSTVNTEVMTGLQMQEELSKMILNGKDEVVNYQTGEIVKVAMPNRDKIKAIELLAKMTGNLLAPDNLHIHLTEKPKEIIDLEKRWDSINRKEVYAPSEEDLNNIFGSGEDNGE is encoded by the coding sequence ATGGAAAAACGTACCAAGAGTAAATTAGATGGATTAACCGATAAACAAAGAAGCTTTGCAATAGCCTATGCAGGAACGGGAGTTATAAAACAAGCTAGTGAACAAGTTGGTATTCATGTAAAGACAGGTGAAAAATACATGAAGAATGAACTGGTAAAAGCTTACATTCAGGAACTATCCACTGTTAACACCGAAGTTATGACAGGTTTACAAATGCAGGAAGAGTTATCCAAGATGATACTAAACGGTAAGGATGAAGTAGTAAATTATCAAACTGGTGAAATAGTAAAGGTTGCCATGCCTAACAGGGATAAAATAAAGGCTATTGAATTATTAGCCAAAATGACAGGTAACCTTCTAGCACCAGATAACCTTCATATCCATCTAACGGAGAAACCGAAGGAAATCATAGACCTAGAGAAAAGATGGGATTCCATAAACCGTAAAGAAGTCTATGCCCCAAGTGAAGAGGATTTAAATAACATCTTTGGAAGCGGTGAAGACAATGGAGAATAG